The nucleotide sequence ctcttttattcttttgtagaaagctataaaaggaaagattttaaaatttaaaagtctcttttaaaaccatcataaaaggaaagtttttaataaaataaaaatccttttatttccttttgtgactaatctaaaaatggaaagttttatattaaaattatccttttaaatcctttttatggatctctataagaggaaagattttacaaaaaaataaaacttccttctcttcttgtgtgtggtcggccccttgcttgggctccaagcttagcttggccgaccccttgcttggtctccaagcaaggcttggccaaccctagcttgggccttaagaagttaggcttttgggtggatataaagctttatttaagaggctacaatagggacctagaggaggaattgattttggtctcccgatgagcttgagcttcccgtgttcgccccgaacacccaactcaagttctttAATAatattcattctactaaagagttattattgcactactacaataatcccatattataatatgggctccttcttatcatgagtgtgttagtctccctgtgtttaagatattaaatatccactaattaaatgagttactgacaactcacttaattaatatctaactccaagagtagtaccactcaaccttatcgtcatgtcgaactaagtccacctgcagggtttatatgacaatccttatgatctcctcaaggggacatcatcaacctatattactaggacacagtttcattctataatcaacaacacaccatataaataatatcatttcccaacttatcgggcctattgatttaatgaactaaatcacaccctttgataattaaagaaataaatattaagtatacgtgcttattattgtatcatgattaagagtacacacttccataataacagagcttttgttcttttatgtagtcagtataaaaagaaactacctcaaatagttctgctcaatacactcataatatactagtgtaattttatagtcaagataaactaataccaaattacactacaaccattctaatggtttgtcccattccatcttggttgtgagcttctcactacaagaaaaaagctaaacaacaacgcttttttggcgttgtcgtatgtacttaaaaagtgatgttgtagatggtgttgtagaaagtcatatcaaagacaacgctttaaaagcgttgtggttggtcacaaagacaacgctttttaagcgttgtcttttcgttcttaaaaagcgttgttatagatgttgttgtaaaaatgcacatatcaaagacaacgctttaaaagcgttgtggttggtctcaaagacattgttttttaagcgttgtcttttattacttaaaaacgttgtctttttaaatttataaaaaatagtgtttttcttaattaaatagcaaaaattataaaaaatactcaaaatttacatataattgaatatccacaaccacaatcatttttataataagactatttaacaaataaataaaactttatattatacaaacaaaatgtatacatattgatccactaattaattttgtatcatacaagttatccttaacttcatgacaataatttttcaaacacacaagttttacaaaacctcatcattgactctTCTTTAAGATTGCTGGACTTAATCTTAAAGGATCCATATCCAGTAGAGAGCAACCTATACATCACATTGAAACAAAATGATCAAAAGTTACAAGCTAATAGTGTGAAGTGCTACATAATAGAACAAGTTTCTATGCTTCCTCAAAATGGAGAGAAATCAATTGTGTGCTTTCCttaaagaagagaagaaccatTCCTGTCTTATTGAAACAGAAAGATAAAGCATGATTAATAGTCTTGCTGCTATTATTCGAGAAGGATGGTCGCTTGATTAGAAGAATTATACATAGGGAATGGCAATCATAAGCTCTTCTACAATATTTAATGCCAAGATCAGCACAGCAGTTCAATAAATCGTAACTGCTTTATCAGCTGATACTGATTTTTCTGGCAATTGCCAGAGATGAAAGAAGGCTATTTCAGTATTGGGTGTTAATGAAATTGGGAGGCTGCAATTTTCACGTTTACTCACCTTCCAATGTGTGCTTCCACGGTGCAGATCGACCCTAACACAATAAGCAAAGGATGAATCATAAGTAAatcgtcaaaaaaaaaaaaatccaattctaTATTTTGCAGTAATCACTAAAGGGATCTATGAATATCACCTCTGGCACAATCCGATTCAGAAATGTTTCAGTGTCGCTCTGAACATCAGAGTCATAATTCTCATTTATGGTGAGAGAAGCACTTGTATGCTGCACTGAACAAGTATTTAACCTTCTgatcagaagaacagcagcaaaATGCAACGGACAatttgtttttaataaaattgtaaTCGCAGTCAACGAAAACTCACGGAAAAGATGAGCAAGGCCGCATTTGAAGCCCGACAAATCTTGTTGTATCTCTTCAACAATCTGGCACAACACCAGAAGCATACGAGTTATGTTTCATCACATTTTCCTATACATCGAGCGTCCATCAGTAAGAAATATAAGAGATCAAGTACAACCAAACGCATCTATCGATTGACCAGTGGATCATTTTCCAAACACAACAGGAAAAAAATTGCTTTTTACTGATTAATAAGGGAGATAAAATCAAGAAATGATCGGAAGAAAAAGAGACAGATTTGGGGGCGATTGAACCTTGGGGGTGATGAGATGGCATCCGCGCCTCTGAGCAGGGACGACGACGGTCTTCTGTGCCCACTTGGCGGCCATGGCCTCAGAGACAGCAGTAGAAATGCCGGCGGCGGCCACGACAAGTGTACGAGGGCCCTTCTGGGATCTCAAACGGGggatcgcatggaattgcttctttaagtccagcaatctcttcttctgaaaggctttcagctatcactcttagagccatcttcttcaacttgtcatcagcacacctggggttgtaggcaatcaagaaattttgtatgaaaactttcatacatgtaaatctcgtactaaataatatgtcaatgttatatatacatgtaattcataccgtaagtgtgtttatattataactgacaagttttctttagggccaacttctactcaagctctttaaacactgcatcaaaataaaaaaattggcattagttctgtgctaaatgaaaatcatatttagaggaaaaagcgggagtgctgtagatggatatattaaccaagcatattaatgtttgacctgtctttacaagttctaagcatatatattaaccaagcatataacctaagaggaataagttacaaaatgctacttgatgtttgacctgtctttattggattttgcggccccggtcttcttgtagccaggtacaatgtaatacttgatgttgactctacctttgcagttgtttcggcttgaggagtggcaaagaatggtggagtagaggatggatttcaggtattcatccgtgccatcgaggaaatgactccagtaggtgactagcatgttgaccagggcatgcttggagaagatgacttgtttcagaagctttttagatcaaagatacgaagtgcattgttataaaactagatgcacgaacacttgcttatacggttcttgaaataaaatacattcgtaaccgtcactagcccaagctcaataaggaaaattcacggtaaatgtgcatagtatacctcagatactgcagatgatagggaaggccagaagacagtttgacgcaaatattgagattgcccaagccaatccatggtactaatcctgacagctcctccaaatcaagggattcacttcaactttcctaaaccaaagaagaaacagatggattacaaaagaaaacaatttgcaccatcaaactgaaacttataataagccttaataaattaatgaaaaaagaattgtttagaagttcactgagaaacatatgaaaatacaacaaatgcaactgcaaaaaaaaaataaaaaactagtatccaattaacttttttttatactttcagatcaaaaggtcaaatttatatactttggttcatgttcaagcaagaggataacaatctcatcgacagttagtatttccttttaatatagaacactaaaaagaaggaatatcaatgatgaaacaaacctgaaaatgcgagctactgaggcagcgagcaatctgcttgaacaaggtaatcatgcagcgttggaactctgtcgtgagcatcaaagaccaaatattaccaaatattaagatcactgaaTTGTCTggaccaccacataattgaagctaattgtctggagttgcaggaaagaataatcaaaagtaaagttgttcccaacctctcaagtttcgattcatgaatcttatgctttaattcaaactaaaacagcacaaagagaatgctcaaggagacaaggagct is from Zingiber officinale cultivar Zhangliang chromosome 7B, Zo_v1.1, whole genome shotgun sequence and encodes:
- the LOC122003790 gene encoding UPF0047 protein YjbQ-like → MAAKWAQKTVVVPAQRRGCHLITPKIVEEIQQDLSGFKCGLAHLFLQHTSASLTINENYDSDVQSDTETFLNRIVPEGRSAPWKHTLEGE